The Sinomonas sp. P10A9 genome includes a window with the following:
- a CDS encoding TetR/AcrR family transcriptional regulator, whose product MPSLREAQKQLTRDRIVQRALELFVEKGYSATTIDEIAAAAGTTRVTFYAYYPSRTDLMKDFMARVNEMLDRAYGPNSASTAAELVDVVHEGALEGVLAWLESRAALWPVFRPYLDVLDEAAAVDAEVRDMVESWHEEVISDIVRGMDLAGRFQEETRHIRGTLAFTQLDYVATLWTRRKYEPNREHAIEVLADSWYHLLCDEPRPIEGP is encoded by the coding sequence ATGCCTTCATTGCGGGAAGCCCAGAAGCAGCTGACTCGCGACAGGATCGTGCAGCGGGCCCTCGAGCTGTTCGTCGAGAAGGGGTACTCCGCGACGACGATCGACGAGATCGCCGCCGCGGCGGGCACCACGCGGGTCACGTTCTACGCCTATTACCCGTCCCGCACGGACCTCATGAAGGACTTCATGGCGCGTGTCAACGAGATGCTCGACCGCGCCTACGGACCCAACAGCGCCTCGACGGCGGCAGAGCTCGTGGACGTGGTCCACGAGGGCGCGCTCGAGGGGGTCCTCGCGTGGCTCGAGTCCCGCGCCGCGCTGTGGCCGGTGTTCCGTCCGTACCTCGACGTCCTCGACGAGGCCGCCGCCGTCGATGCCGAGGTGCGGGACATGGTCGAGTCCTGGCACGAGGAGGTCATCTCGGACATCGTCCGGGGGATGGATCTGGCGGGCCGCTTCCAGGAGGAGACCCGCCACATCCGCGGGACGCTGGCCTTCACACAGCTCGACTACGTCGCGACGCTGTGGACCCGGCGCAAGTACGAGCCGAACCGCGAACATGCGATCGAGGTGCTCGCCGACAGCTGGTACCACCTGCTCTGCGACGAACCCCGGCCGATCGAGGGCCCGTAG
- a CDS encoding ATP-dependent RNA helicase, producing the protein MSPVAGSRAGSRAEARSDRCGSRHNGPVTSARQPFDLDRIGRGLTFAGSLPALEGVLAAGPGPAAVVQAPPGTGKTTLVPPLVANLAFARWADDRAAAPRVVAAPRVVVTQPRRVAVRAAARRLAALDGTAVGGRVGYTVRGERKAGPGTVVEFVTPGILLRRLLADPGLEGTAAVVLDEVHERGLETDLLVGMLAEVRQLRADLTVVAMSATVDAPRFAALLADEPGTHDGGGPAPVVDSPSALYPLEVGWAPSSAPRLDERGVTRAFLDHVADVAFAEHAAALSAGRDIDALVFVPGAREVNVVAQRLQGLVRGAGVEVLELHGQAPAAEQDRAVSGRAPGDLPRIVVSTALAESSLTVPGVRLVVDSGLSREPRRDASRGMSGLVTVSCSRASAEQRAGRAARQGPGRVVRCYDERAYAAAPAHSTPEIASADLTEAALVLACWGAPGGEGLALPDPPPRAALADALAVLSAIGAIDHLGHATELGRTLARIPADPRLGRALLDGAALVSPRLAAEAVAMVARDLRPPGADLGRLLGSLRSGPDPQARAWAQEVGRFERLAREISSQVARRGTRPRAGDPASAGGDPASVGGDSSSAKGDSSSAKGDSASVGGDSASVGGDPASGVGTVIALAFPSFVARRVAGSGGGREQYLLASGTRAGLPAGSSLAGHEWLAVADAARAAGRDAAGTGAVVRAAAPISQQAAERAAAHLLTDRVEARFENGRVAARRERRLGAIVLVSTPVRPTREEGHGAVVRALAAEGLGMIGWSDAADALRRRLALVRRELGDPWPDVTETGLLSRLEDWLAPELDALAGGASVRSVNLSQPLRRLLPWPEAARFDELAPERLEVPSGSRVRIEYPAVPDGSGSTVADDVPAASSPRPVVAVKLQECFGWAETPRLVDGRVPVVFQLLSPAGRPLAITGDLASFWSGPYAQVRAEMRGRYPKHPWPEDPWSAVATARTKRRMEG; encoded by the coding sequence ATGAGCCCCGTGGCCGGGTCCAGGGCGGGAAGTCGGGCTGAGGCGCGTAGCGACCGTTGCGGATCCCGGCACAATGGACCGGTGACCTCCGCGCGTCAGCCCTTCGACCTCGACCGGATCGGCCGCGGCCTGACGTTCGCCGGCTCGCTCCCCGCGCTCGAAGGCGTGCTGGCGGCGGGGCCCGGGCCGGCCGCCGTCGTGCAGGCCCCTCCCGGCACGGGCAAGACGACCCTCGTCCCGCCGCTCGTGGCGAATCTCGCCTTCGCTAGGTGGGCAGACGACCGCGCGGCCGCGCCGCGTGTCGTCGCCGCGCCGCGTGTCGTCGTCACGCAGCCCCGGCGGGTCGCCGTGCGGGCGGCCGCCCGCCGACTGGCCGCGCTCGATGGCACGGCCGTGGGCGGCCGCGTTGGGTACACGGTCCGCGGCGAGCGGAAGGCCGGTCCCGGGACGGTCGTCGAGTTCGTGACCCCGGGCATCCTCCTGCGCCGCCTCCTCGCGGATCCCGGGCTCGAGGGCACCGCCGCCGTGGTCCTCGACGAGGTCCACGAGCGCGGCCTCGAGACCGACCTCCTCGTCGGGATGCTCGCCGAGGTGCGGCAGCTGCGCGCGGATCTCACGGTCGTCGCGATGTCCGCTACCGTCGACGCCCCGCGGTTCGCGGCCCTCCTCGCGGACGAGCCCGGCACGCACGACGGCGGCGGCCCGGCTCCCGTGGTCGACTCGCCGTCGGCGCTGTACCCGCTCGAGGTGGGGTGGGCGCCGTCGTCCGCTCCAAGGCTCGATGAGCGTGGGGTGACGCGCGCGTTCCTCGACCATGTCGCGGACGTGGCATTTGCCGAGCACGCCGCGGCGCTCTCCGCGGGGCGCGATATCGACGCACTCGTGTTCGTGCCCGGCGCGCGCGAGGTCAATGTGGTGGCTCAGCGACTGCAGGGGCTGGTCCGCGGAGCCGGGGTCGAGGTCCTCGAGCTGCACGGCCAGGCGCCGGCCGCCGAACAGGACCGGGCCGTGTCGGGCCGTGCGCCCGGGGATCTGCCCCGAATCGTCGTCTCGACGGCTCTCGCGGAATCCTCCCTGACGGTCCCGGGCGTGCGCCTCGTGGTCGACTCGGGGCTCTCTCGGGAGCCTCGGCGCGATGCGTCGCGCGGGATGTCGGGCCTGGTGACGGTCTCGTGTTCGCGGGCCTCGGCCGAGCAGCGCGCCGGACGCGCGGCACGCCAAGGACCTGGACGCGTGGTGCGGTGCTACGACGAACGCGCGTATGCCGCCGCTCCCGCCCATTCGACGCCCGAGATCGCCTCCGCGGACCTGACCGAGGCCGCGCTGGTGCTTGCATGCTGGGGCGCGCCGGGCGGGGAGGGGCTCGCGCTGCCGGATCCGCCGCCGCGGGCAGCGCTGGCGGACGCCCTCGCCGTGCTCTCCGCCATCGGTGCGATCGATCATCTGGGCCATGCGACCGAACTGGGCAGGACCCTTGCGCGCATTCCTGCCGACCCCCGGCTTGGGCGGGCGCTGCTCGACGGCGCCGCGCTCGTCAGCCCAAGGCTGGCCGCCGAGGCCGTGGCGATGGTGGCCCGAGATCTCCGGCCTCCCGGTGCCGACCTGGGCCGGCTGCTCGGGTCGCTGCGGTCAGGCCCGGACCCGCAGGCGAGGGCCTGGGCGCAGGAGGTGGGGCGCTTCGAGCGCCTCGCCCGGGAGATCTCTAGCCAGGTAGCCCGGCGCGGGACGAGGCCTCGCGCGGGTGACCCCGCATCCGCGGGTGGTGACCCCGCATCGGTGGGAGGCGACTCCTCATCCGCGAAAGGTGACTCCTCATCCGCGAAAGGTGACTCCGCATCGGTGGGAGGTGACTCCGCATCGGTGGGAGGTGACCCCGCATCGGGGGTGGGGACGGTGATCGCGCTGGCGTTCCCCAGCTTCGTGGCTCGCCGCGTCGCGGGCTCCGGTGGGGGCCGCGAGCAGTACCTTCTGGCCTCTGGCACGCGGGCCGGCCTGCCGGCGGGCAGCTCGCTCGCGGGTCACGAATGGCTCGCCGTTGCCGACGCCGCGCGGGCGGCGGGCCGGGACGCCGCGGGGACCGGCGCCGTCGTGCGTGCGGCCGCTCCGATCAGCCAGCAAGCGGCCGAGCGCGCCGCGGCGCACCTGCTCACCGACAGGGTCGAGGCCCGATTCGAGAACGGCAGGGTCGCGGCGAGGCGGGAACGGCGGCTCGGCGCGATTGTCCTCGTGTCGACCCCGGTGAGGCCGACGCGCGAGGAAGGGCACGGCGCCGTCGTGCGTGCGCTCGCGGCGGAGGGGCTCGGGATGATCGGCTGGTCCGACGCCGCGGACGCGCTGCGCCGTCGGCTCGCCCTCGTGCGCCGCGAGCTGGGCGACCCGTGGCCGGACGTGACGGAGACCGGTCTGCTGTCCCGGCTCGAGGACTGGCTCGCCCCCGAGCTCGACGCGCTGGCTGGCGGCGCGTCAGTTCGATCCGTGAACCTCTCCCAACCCCTGCGGCGGCTCCTGCCCTGGCCCGAGGCGGCGCGTTTCGACGAACTCGCGCCCGAGCGGCTCGAGGTGCCCAGCGGATCCCGGGTCCGGATCGAGTACCCGGCAGTTCCCGACGGTTCGGGCTCGACGGTGGCCGACGACGTACCCGCAGCTTCAAGCCCTCGGCCGGTGGTCGCCGTGAAGCTCCAGGAGTGCTTCGGCTGGGCCGAGACGCCCCGGCTCGTGGACGGGCGGGTGCCCGTTGTCTTCCAGCTGCTCTCCCCGGCTGGTCGCCCGCTGGCCATCACAGGCGACCTCGCGTCGTTCTGGTCGGGGCCGTACGCCCAGGTGCGCGCCGAGATGCGCGGGCGCTACCCCAAGCACCCGTGGCCCGAGGACCCGTGGAGCGCGGTGGCGACAGCGAGGACGAAGCGGCGGATGGAGGGCTGA
- a CDS encoding response regulator — MIRVLLVDDHPVVRAGLRAMLSDFEEVEVGAEASDGAAALAELEKARTLGEPIDLVLMDLQMAGMDGVTATGMMRALDAAPPVLILTTYDTDADIRAALAAGAAGYMLKDAPPEDIRRAVLAAAAGSRVLAPGVEARIERTRAEDALSDRELELLERLAGGASNRQLARTLFISEATVKTHLVHIYAKLGVDNRTAAIAEARRRRIIRK, encoded by the coding sequence ATGATCCGGGTGCTGCTGGTCGACGACCACCCCGTGGTGCGCGCGGGGCTGCGCGCGATGCTCTCGGATTTCGAGGAGGTCGAGGTCGGTGCCGAGGCGTCCGACGGCGCGGCCGCCCTCGCCGAGCTCGAGAAGGCCCGCACGCTCGGCGAGCCGATCGACTTGGTGCTCATGGATCTCCAGATGGCCGGCATGGACGGCGTCACGGCCACCGGAATGATGCGTGCGCTCGACGCCGCGCCGCCGGTCCTCATCCTCACGACCTACGACACCGACGCGGACATCCGCGCCGCCCTTGCGGCCGGGGCCGCCGGATACATGCTCAAGGACGCACCACCCGAGGACATCCGCAGGGCAGTCCTCGCGGCCGCCGCCGGGTCCCGAGTGCTCGCGCCCGGGGTCGAGGCGCGAATTGAGCGGACCCGGGCCGAGGACGCCCTCTCGGACCGCGAGCTCGAGCTCCTCGAGCGGCTCGCCGGCGGCGCGAGCAACCGGCAGCTCGCCAGGACGCTCTTCATCTCCGAGGCGACCGTCAAGACGCACCTCGTGCACATCTACGCGAAGCTCGGCGTGGACAACCGGACCGCTGCGATCGCCGAGGCGCGGCGGCGCCGGATCATCCGGAAGTAG